The genomic interval GAAAGATATGAGGTAGTTCTTCGGCGGGAATGCCCGTACCCGTATCTCGCACTTCTAGAATGACATGGAGATGTGAAGGTGTGAGGGTGTGAGGGTGTGAAGGTGAAATCGCAGGAGGAACATTACTCTCCCACTCTCCCACTCTCCCACTCTCCCACTCTCCCATTTGCAAACTCACCCGAATCTCACCCTCAAAGGTGAACTTGAAAGCGTTAGAAAGCAAGTTGAGGATAATCTTTTCACACATTTCGCGATCGACATACACAAGCTGAGGCAGCGGGGGGCAGTCTACCCGTAACCGTAAACCGGCACGCTCGATCGCAGAGCGAAATACCCCTGCCAAATCGGTTGTTAACATCGCCAGGTCTGTTGGCTCGTAGACTGCTTCAATCCGCCCTGCCTCAATCCGCGCGAAATCTAGCAGGGTATTGACCAGTTTCAGCAAGCGTTGGGCGTTACGATGGGCAACCTGAAGTTGGTATTTTAGCGTCAGTGAGTCGGCGGGTCGGTAGGGCGATGGAGTCTCATCTATCCTCCCGCTCCCCTGCTCCTCCCCTGCCCCACTCCCTTGCTCCTCTAAACTCACCAGTGCATCTTCCAAGGGACCGAGCATGAGGGTCAGGGGTGTGCGAAATTCATGACTGACATTACTGAAGAAAACGGTTTTAGCGCGGTCTAGCTCCGCCAATGCTTCTGCCCGTTGCCGTTCTGCTTCGTAAGCCTCCGCATTGGCAATACTGGCTGAGATTTGCCCTGCCACCAAATCGATGAAGCCTCGATAGTTGCCGTCAAACAGCCTGAACGGATTTAACCCAACCACCAAAATGCCCGCTTTTCCGGTCTGACCGGATGCCGCAATGGGTATGGCAACGGCTTGATGCGGTATTTGCTGCCAGGCACCCGTGGGTAAGTTGTCAAACGATGCTTCTAAATCTGTAATCAAGCAGGCTTTTTGGGTTCTGCCAACCTCTGCAAGCTGCCAAATCGAATCATCGTCAAACGCAACGGCTTGCGGAACGGCAGGGTGGTCTCGATCGATACTAGATCTCCCTGCCAGAACAATCTGTTGTTGCTCCGGCTCGATGAGATAAATCATCGCAAAGGGAAGATCGTAAGGATTGGTTTCCAGGCAGCTTGCACTGAGAGTGCAGACTTCATCGAACGTACGGGCATCTGCCGTTCTGGCTGCCAGTTCCTGCAACAGCGCTAACTGACGCTCACCGACAATGCGCTGGGTATCGTCCGTACAGGCGCAAAAAATACCGCCTGTGCCGCCATGATCATCAGGGATGGGGCTGTAGGAGAACGTCACATAGGTTTCCTCTAGATAGCCTTTCCGCAACATGATGAACAACAGCGCTTCGTCAAACGTTCCCTCATTTTTGCGGAGCGCCGATTCTATCCGAGGTTGAAGTTGATCCCAAAGCTCAGGCCAGACGCGGGAAGCGGGAAGCCCCAGGGCTGCCGGATGTTTGTTTTGGAGGAAAGAACTGTAGGCGTCATTATAGAGGTTAATCAAGTCTTCGCCCCACCAGACAAACATAGGTTGGCGCGATGTCAGCACAATGCGAAGAGCAGTCTTTAAGCTTTGTGACCAATGCTCTGGTAAGCCTAACGAGGTTTGCGACCAGTCGGCGTTACCTTCGGCACACGCGAAGCGTGCTCGCATCAGCGCACCCATTTCACCGCCACCTGCAAACAGTTGGTCTAACACAGCCTGTTCATTAGTCATGGCATGGCCCCTATTCTGAATACAGCCGTTCTCAGTTCACTTGTTTTCTCCTCAGGGTCTGCTCTTTGCAACGGTGAATGAATCAGATAGTTGTCCCAGTCGTTTCAAAATTCGCTGAATCAAATTGGCTTCTACAATTGGCTTCAAGACATAATCATCTGCTCCTACGGCTAATGCCTGATGTAGGGTATTAGCATCGGCATGCGCGGAAAGGAACAACACAGGTAACTGGCTCCAGTGCGGATCGCTCTTGACCGCCTGGCATAGTTCAATCCCATTGAATCCTGGCATAGAGACATCCAGCAGCAGTAGATCTGGGCAAGTCACTTCCAGGCATTGCCAGAACAGAGTTGGGTCTGCTAAAGCCGTTACTTGAAACCCTCTCGGTTCCAGGTTGGCTTGCAGCCGTGTTAATAAGACTGGATCGTCGTCCACAATCAGCAGTTTGGCAGCGATCGCCGCGATCGGGTTGAGAAGCTGAGTGACGACCTGGAACACTTGAGAGGGCATCACGGGTTTTTGCAAAAAGGCATTCACTCCCAGACGAGCCACTTCCACGCGCTTGCTCAAATCGCCCTGCCTGCTCAGCACCACTACCGGAATCGTCGGGAACTGACGCTTAAGCTGTGCAAGCAGGGTTAACCCGCTTTCCGTGGTGTTAGAAAAGGTAAGATCCAGCACGACCGCATTCGGCATAAGGGATTGCAGCCGCTCACGGGCAGTGATCAAGTCGCTAGCCGTTTCCAGCTGCACCGCCCAGTGAGGAGCCTCTGCCTGCATGGACTCAAGCATGGTTGGGTCGTCGTCGATCATAAAGACTGAGGACGCGGTGAGGGGAGGACGCGGCGACGCGGCGAGTACTTCTTGATTCCCCGTATCCCCGTATCTCCCTGCCTCCGTGTCATCTTCTATCTCCGTGTCTCCGTGTCCCCGTGTCCATGCGCCTTCGCTACTTGGCGCAGCAAACATCGGCGATTGCTGGGTAATGCACCGGAGTTGCTGAAGCAGCGTTTCGAGTTGAACTGCTGACTCGGATTGCAACACAGCCGTTGAGGAGTTTAGAACACGTTCGATCTGACGGGCAAGCTCTGCTGCATGTGGAATGCCAAATGCTCCCAAAGAGCCGATGAGCCGATGAGCAATAGTTTGGGCGTGCTGCCGCTGGTTGGGGTCGAGAGAGTTTGTTGTAAGGTGGGCGATCGCCTGCTCCAGCGTGGCGAGTTGTTCCTGCAATCGCTCCTGAAACCCTTGCCACATCTGCTGAATTGTTGCTACTGCTGCGGTATAATCAGCATCCATACCGCTAGTACTATCAGACTGAGAAGGGGCAGACTGGGCATGGTCAGGCTGGGAAGGGGCAGGCTGGGAATGAAGCGTGCCATTCCCTTCTTTTCTCATCTCTTCATCGTCCTGCCGCTCCTCAGGCAATGATCTCAATCGGTATCCCAAACCATATAGGGTTTCGATCGGATCAGCCGTTAGCCCTGCCATTTGGAGCTTTCGCCGCAAGCCACGAATCTGGGTGGTGACTGCCTCTTCGCCCGGGCATTCATCAAGCGACCAGATGCGATCGAGCAGCGTTTGTCGATCAAAAATTCGACGTGGGTGCCGTAAGAATAACTCCAACAGTTTGTATTCCTTGGGCGTAAGGTGTAGAGGTTTACTCTGGTAAGTTACCTGACAATGATTTGGGTCAAGCTGCAACTCGCCCCAGCAGAGTTCCTCCGTTAACTCAGTGTCGCCTCGTCGTAACAACGCGCGAATTCGGGCAAGTAGTTCCGATCGCTCGTAGGGTTTAGTGACATAATCATCGGCTCCTGCCTCAAAGCCTGCCACCCGGTCTGCCGGATCATCTTTCGCGGTCAGTAGCAAAATGGGGACACGCTGATTCTGCGTTCTCAGTTGCCGACAGAGGCTAATGCCATCCAATCCTGGCAGCATTACATCCAGCACAATCAGGTCATACTGGCTCGTCTCAACGAGTGCCAGTGCTGATTTGGCATTATGGGCTGCATCGATCGTAAACAGTTGGGCTGACAAAAAGCTAACCAGGGCGGCTACCGCATCTTGATCATCTTCAATAATCAGAAGTCTCATACATAGAACCTTGCAGATTGTCTCTTGCAAATCCCTAAGCTGAAGGAATACGCCAGGTTAGAGAGTTCAGAGGGAGCTGAGACCCCTTTCGTTTTATCTGGTTACGATCAATGCCTCATCCTCCTAAAGCTTCAAAATGTGTAAAGCTTTGTGAATAATTTCATTGACAAATGACTATGATTTCCTCAGAAAGCCCTTAGGTTCTCTGTCTAAGGTGTAGAAGCATCCAGATTCAAGCCGTGTGGAATTGTTTCAGCAACTCATCCAGCTACTTGGCGGATGCTAAATAACAATATCCTTCTTTTTGAGATGTAACAAACAACTTCTTTAGATGTAACAAATAACTGTTGCATCTAAAACACATGCTGGATCAGCGTACAAACAAAATTCGCTGGAATTTGACGAGCAACACATCTCTTGAGTTGCTGCGGTATTCAAGAGATGAGCCTTCACTCCATATCAAAATGATCGCAGCAAAACCAATCGGCAAACCTGTGTTTAAAGTCGTACAAAAACACATCAGCCCAAGATGGTTGTTGATGATGATATTTCCATGTTTTGAACGGCGATGTTGACCCCTCGGCTGTGCTGACGCACCGCTTGCCTCTAACTGGAGCCAAGCAGGGCTTTGAGATGTTCAAGCACAAGAAAGACCAGTGCATCAAAGTGATGTTGCAGCCGGACTAGGCTCATCTCATACCAATTTAAAGAGGGGTCATGACAGATGGGAAACGGGGTGCAGGGGTGGAACCCCTGGCTGGGGGCGCAGCCCCCACACCCCCTTCTGTAATTAACTCTGTTTAAAGCGGTATCACTTAGGAATACGTGAATAAGAATAAACAATGGGGGTAGTGTCACAAGTACGACACTACCCTATTTATTAGGTGCCTAGATCCCAATTTAAAGTAGATGCGATCGCCCGGTGCAATGTCAGCGGGTCAAAAGGTTTGCCTATGATTCCTTTAACTCCTAGTGTTTCATAATGATGGGGTTCGAGTAATCCAGCCTGTGCAGTCAAAAATACGACAGGGATAACCTGCATTTCCGGCTTCACCCACAGTGCATCCAGAAACATATAGCCATCCATTTTTGGCATCATAATGTCCAGCAGGATCACATCTGGTTGTTCAGCGATCGCCTTGAGTAACCCTTCTTCTGCCGATGTTGCGATAATGACAGTCCATTGGGCTAATTTTTCCAGGCAGGTTTGTACTACCCGTTGCACATCGGGTTCGTCGTCAATTAACAAGATGCGCTTTGATGCAGAGGTCACCATCATCGTCTGTAACATCACTGTGCCGCCTCTCTTAAAAGAAAAGACTATAAGCCGTTGAAGTATTACCTATAAAAGATCAATAATTCAAGAAAATTGTGAGGAGATTCTGAGCGATTAGCACCACCAGGCTACAACTCTGTTCCACTCTCCGTATCTAAAGATAGATTACCATCAATATCGTGTCTGGTTAAGTGCTTATAAAACCCAAAATGCGAAAGCTACACGGCTTTCATTTAAATAAACTCGGAATTTTTTGTGAGCTAGATGAGGAGTGTAGTTGAACAGGCTCATTAAGATGCGATCGCGACTCAACAACTCCTGCGAATCCAGCACAATTTCCTCAGAAAGCCCTTAGATTTTCCTGCTAGAGTCTTGAAAAGAGTCAGACGAGTCTTGCAACCTCTAGTCGAACAGATAGACTCCAATCTGGTTCCGGAATCAGATCACTACAAGCTGGATAAGGAGCCATATTTCTATGGTGTCAATGATTCAAACTTGAAAAGTGTACAAGAACAACCTACTTTACTTGGGCTGCTAAGATCTGGACAGAAGATTTCCAGAGTGGGAGGGAGAAGCATGAGTTTGGTGATTTCAGACGACATGCTCTGGATTAGCTGGTCAGACTCCTTACTGACGACAGTTGCTCCCACAGCAGAGGCTTTGACCGAACTACAGACGCTGAGAGGTTGGTTTTTTGTTAGTTGTAGCAGTTTGCTGCTGTGTGGGTTAATTTGGCGCGGTGTGCGGCAACTTCAACAAAAACATCAGTTGCTTCAAAATATCATTAACTCTACAAGTGATGCCATTTTTGTGAAGGATCTCCAGGGTCGTTATGTCGTGGTGAACAAAATGGCAGCTCAATGGTTAGGGCATCCTACGATGAATATTTTAGGGAAAGTTGACGAACAATTTCTATCTCCTGAAGAGGCTCAACGGCTTCGTTCACTTGAACAAACCATTTTGCAGACAGGACAAGCGGAGGAGGTTGAAGCATTACTGACCATCAATGGAGAAGCACGGTGGTTTTCGACGACTAAAAGCTTGTGTTTGGACGAGCGATCGCGACCTGTGGGGATCGTGGGCATTGCCAGAGACATCACCCAACGCAAGCAAGCAGAGGCAGAACGGCGGCGAGCAGAACAGCTACGCATTGAGTTGAAGCTTTTGGAGAATATCCTTGAAACCATCCTGGCAGGCTATTGGGACTGGGACATTCTCGGTAAGCGGCTGCATTATAGCCTCGCCTGGAAGCGGATGCTTGGCTATGACGATCACGAGTTACCGGATAGCCCAGAAACCTGGCAACAACTCATTTTTGCAGAAGATTTACCCCGCGTCATGGACTGCTTTGATCAACATATCCAAAGCCGAGGCGAAATTCCGCTTTCTAACGAGGTGAGATACCAACGCAAAAACGGTTCTACTATTTGGGTCATCTGTTCGGGGCGTGTGATTGAGTGGGATGAGCATGGTAAGCCACTCCGAATCATGGGTTGCCACATTGACATTACCCAACGTAAGCAAGTCGAGGAAGCTCTACGGGAGAACGAGCGTCGCTTCAGGGCCGTCTTCAACCAGCAATTCCAGTTCATGGCCATCCTGAAACCAGACGGGACGGTGATTGATGTCAACGATACTTGCTTAAGGGTGACGGGCGTTTCTGCTGAACGGGTGCTGGGCGTTCGGTTCTGGGAAACGCCCTGGTTTAATCAGGTCCCCTTAATGCAAGAACCGTTGCAGCAAGGCATTGCTCAGGTTGTCAGCGGTAGCAGTTCGGTGAGGGGAGAAGTCGAGTATTCGATGGTAGACGGGACGACGCAATTTGCCACTTATGCCATTACAGGACTCAAGGATGATCGCGATCAGGTCGTAGAGATCATTGTTGAAGGAGAAGGGGTAGACTTCACGCAGCGTAAACAAGCGGAAGAACAACTGCGACAGACCAATGAGCAGTTAGCACATCTCAACGCTGAACTCGCTCGTGCAACCCGACTGAAAGACGAATTTCTGGCAAACATGAGCCATGAGTTGCGGACTCCTCTCACCTCAATCCTGGGTATGTCAGATATGCTCATACAAGAGATCTATGGGTCGCTAAATGAAAAACAGCACCAATACCTTGAGGTCATTTCCCAAAGTGGAAACCATTTGCTGACGCTGATCAATGACATTCTCGATCTGGCAAAAATTGAGTCTGGCAAGATGGTATTACAGATTCTACCCACGTCGATCGAGGCATTGTGTAATTCCAGTTTGAACTTTATCAAGCAAGTTGCCTATCAAAAAGCAATCAAACTGGAAACTCGTATTCCCACCAACATTGGTCAGATTGATGTGGATGAACTACGCATGCGGCAAGCATTGATCAATCTACTAAGCAATGCCATCAAATTTACACCGGAAAAAGGACAGGTTATTTTAGAGGTGAGCCGCGAATTTGCTACAGATAGGCTTCACCAAAAGACTCAACAATTCATTCGATTTAGCGTCATTGATACAGGCATTGGGATTGCTCCAGAACATCTACCAAAACTATTTCAATCCTTTGTACAAATTGACAGCAGTCTTAATCGTAAATACAGCGGTACGGGTTTAGGTTTAGCGCTGGTCAAGCAAATTGCTGAGTTGCATCAAGGAACTGTTAGTGTCGTCAGTACGGTTGGTCAAGGCAGCCGCTTTACCATTACGCTGCCAAGTCAAAATTGCTCTGACTTCACGCCGATGCCAGCGATACAACTGGAACGAACGTTGCCATCAGAACAGCCCTTGCAACTTCAGGATTCCACGGTTACTGGTTTATTGCCAGCCCAACCTCTGATTCTGTTAGCAGAAGATAACCCAGCAAATACTGACACCTTCTCAGCGTATCTCACCAGTTGTGGTTTTCGTTTAATTGTCGCAACAAATGGGCAGGAAGCAATTAATTTAGCCCAACAACAGCCCGATCTGATTTTAATGGACATTCAAATGCCGGGAATGGATGGTTTGGAAGCGATCCGTCAGATTCGAGCCGATCGCACCCTGACGAATGTACCAATCATTGCGGTGACAGCTTTAGCGATGGCAGGCGATCGCGACAAATGTTTGGCAGCAGGCGCAACAGACTACCTTGCCAAACCCTTCTCTCTCAAACAACTTAAGACGATGATTCAACAGTTACTTACGATGTCGAAGCCAGCTCAATAGGGGCGAGACGCGATCGCATCGCTGCTTACCTGGACATCACAACCCACATAATGATCCAGCAATTCTCATTTTGGCAAAAAAGCTGTTCCGAGCCCTGGAAATGCCGGTGTTGTAGGGACATCTGAGAGAGCCAAGAGAGCCAGAACCGTTGAAAGAACGGGGTTGTTTGACACCATCGTCGGTTCTTTTCGCTAGTGACTATCCTCGCTACCGGACAAACGCAGGGGCAAAAATACCCGCTATGGGATGGAAGATGCAGCTCTAAGCGCGTTTAGCGTGTTCTTCACCCAAACCCCTTCCTTTCTGGACTATCAGCGCATGATGGAAGGTAAGTAGCTAAGGGTTACAAAGCTCAGGTATGTAACGGTTCATGAATGAGCCATTTTCGAGGGAAACCGAAACCGTTGAGCTTGATAGCCTTTCGCTTGCGTTCTTTCATCAATCCCGTCAATGACGGCATACGCTAAGTCCAGTTCATTTTCAAACATGTGCCCCCGCAATTGATGCGTTTTTAACTGATGCCACTCGATTTCAATCGGATTGAGTTCTGAGGCGTATTTCGGCAAGAAGAAGAAATAGAGTCCACAGGCTTCCCACTCCGACCATTTGGCCTTGACTGGGTTGCTAGTATGCACCGGACCGTTATCTTGCACAATCACCCGAATCCTGCCAGTTTGCTCAAACTGACGTTTGGCTTGCTGTGCCAGTTCATCCATCATCGTGATGTAGCGCTGGCTATCAAAACTGCCCACCACCAAGCCATAGATGAAACTTACAAACGGTTGCAACAAGCCCAAAATGCTGAGCCGCCTGCCCTTGCGCGAGGTTTGTTCCAGGCGCTTC from Kovacikia minuta CCNUW1 carries:
- a CDS encoding GAF domain-containing sensor histidine kinase; the protein is MTNEQAVLDQLFAGGGEMGALMRARFACAEGNADWSQTSLGLPEHWSQSLKTALRIVLTSRQPMFVWWGEDLINLYNDAYSSFLQNKHPAALGLPASRVWPELWDQLQPRIESALRKNEGTFDEALLFIMLRKGYLEETYVTFSYSPIPDDHGGTGGIFCACTDDTQRIVGERQLALLQELAARTADARTFDEVCTLSASCLETNPYDLPFAMIYLIEPEQQQIVLAGRSSIDRDHPAVPQAVAFDDDSIWQLAEVGRTQKACLITDLEASFDNLPTGAWQQIPHQAVAIPIAASGQTGKAGILVVGLNPFRLFDGNYRGFIDLVAGQISASIANAEAYEAERQRAEALAELDRAKTVFFSNVSHEFRTPLTLMLGPLEDALVSLEEQGSGAGEEQGSGRIDETPSPYRPADSLTLKYQLQVAHRNAQRLLKLVNTLLDFARIEAGRIEAVYEPTDLAMLTTDLAGVFRSAIERAGLRLRVDCPPLPQLVYVDREMCEKIILNLLSNAFKFTFEGEIRVSLQMGEWESGRVGEWESNVPPAISPSHPHTLTPSHLHVILEVRDTGTGIPAEELPHIFQRFHRVKGAAGRSYEGSGIGLSLVQELVKLHGGSIWVSSVVASGNLFHDINSHWIQSFARRSRSVSAGESSTTTPQRSPTY
- a CDS encoding response regulator yields the protein MRLLIIEDDQDAVAALVSFLSAQLFTIDAAHNAKSALALVETSQYDLIVLDVMLPGLDGISLCRQLRTQNQRVPILLLTAKDDPADRVAGFEAGADDYVTKPYERSELLARIRALLRRGDTELTEELCWGELQLDPNHCQVTYQSKPLHLTPKEYKLLELFLRHPRRIFDRQTLLDRIWSLDECPGEEAVTTQIRGLRRKLQMAGLTADPIETLYGLGYRLRSLPEERQDDEEMRKEGNGTLHSQPAPSQPDHAQSAPSQSDSTSGMDADYTAAVATIQQMWQGFQERLQEQLATLEQAIAHLTTNSLDPNQRQHAQTIAHRLIGSLGAFGIPHAAELARQIERVLNSSTAVLQSESAVQLETLLQQLRCITQQSPMFAAPSSEGAWTRGHGDTEIEDDTEAGRYGDTGNQEVLAASPRPPLTASSVFMIDDDPTMLESMQAEAPHWAVQLETASDLITARERLQSLMPNAVVLDLTFSNTTESGLTLLAQLKRQFPTIPVVVLSRQGDLSKRVEVARLGVNAFLQKPVMPSQVFQVVTQLLNPIAAIAAKLLIVDDDPVLLTRLQANLEPRGFQVTALADPTLFWQCLEVTCPDLLLLDVSMPGFNGIELCQAVKSDPHWSQLPVLFLSAHADANTLHQALAVGADDYVLKPIVEANLIQRILKRLGQLSDSFTVAKSRP
- a CDS encoding response regulator; this translates as MLQTMMVTSASKRILLIDDEPDVQRVVQTCLEKLAQWTVIIATSAEEGLLKAIAEQPDVILLDIMMPKMDGYMFLDALWVKPEMQVIPVVFLTAQAGLLEPHHYETLGVKGIIGKPFDPLTLHRAIASTLNWDLGT
- a CDS encoding PAS domain S-box protein, with product MSLVISDDMLWISWSDSLLTTVAPTAEALTELQTLRGWFFVSCSSLLLCGLIWRGVRQLQQKHQLLQNIINSTSDAIFVKDLQGRYVVVNKMAAQWLGHPTMNILGKVDEQFLSPEEAQRLRSLEQTILQTGQAEEVEALLTINGEARWFSTTKSLCLDERSRPVGIVGIARDITQRKQAEAERRRAEQLRIELKLLENILETILAGYWDWDILGKRLHYSLAWKRMLGYDDHELPDSPETWQQLIFAEDLPRVMDCFDQHIQSRGEIPLSNEVRYQRKNGSTIWVICSGRVIEWDEHGKPLRIMGCHIDITQRKQVEEALRENERRFRAVFNQQFQFMAILKPDGTVIDVNDTCLRVTGVSAERVLGVRFWETPWFNQVPLMQEPLQQGIAQVVSGSSSVRGEVEYSMVDGTTQFATYAITGLKDDRDQVVEIIVEGEGVDFTQRKQAEEQLRQTNEQLAHLNAELARATRLKDEFLANMSHELRTPLTSILGMSDMLIQEIYGSLNEKQHQYLEVISQSGNHLLTLINDILDLAKIESGKMVLQILPTSIEALCNSSLNFIKQVAYQKAIKLETRIPTNIGQIDVDELRMRQALINLLSNAIKFTPEKGQVILEVSREFATDRLHQKTQQFIRFSVIDTGIGIAPEHLPKLFQSFVQIDSSLNRKYSGTGLGLALVKQIAELHQGTVSVVSTVGQGSRFTITLPSQNCSDFTPMPAIQLERTLPSEQPLQLQDSTVTGLLPAQPLILLAEDNPANTDTFSAYLTSCGFRLIVATNGQEAINLAQQQPDLILMDIQMPGMDGLEAIRQIRADRTLTNVPIIAVTALAMAGDRDKCLAAGATDYLAKPFSLKQLKTMIQQLLTMSKPAQ
- a CDS encoding IS630 family transposase, with the translated sequence MIWKRTRHSHRGKQDPLEKAKKLADLEMLQWSAAVGEIDLFYLDESGFSLWMPVEYSYFFLGEQKRLEQTSRKGRRLSILGLLQPFVSFIYGLVVGSFDSQRYITMMDELAQQAKRQFEQTGRIRVIVQDNGPVHTSNPVKAKWSEWEACGLYFFFLPKYASELNPIEIEWHQLKTHQLRGHMFENELDLAYAVIDGIDERTQAKGYQAQRFRFPSKMAHS